From a single Flavobacterium sp. genomic region:
- a CDS encoding ASCH domain-containing protein, protein MKALSIKQPWASLIAHGIKDIENRSWKTNFRGRIYIHASGKQAGSYDELLNDEQKKEFKEKHDRITLEKQHYFSAIIGEVDIIDCVINHPSIWAEKSEYEQVGPYLTYKNDKPIYNWVLANPVLYEKPILNVKGKLSFWEPDIDINECIGCSGKFNLTEMLEDSAGELYCKECADVLFPIMRKEYEEMLERGEIEQEDN, encoded by the coding sequence ATGAAAGCACTATCAATAAAACAACCGTGGGCGAGCCTAATTGCTCACGGTATAAAAGACATCGAGAACCGAAGTTGGAAAACCAACTTTCGAGGTAGAATTTATATTCATGCTTCAGGAAAACAAGCAGGTAGTTACGATGAATTACTAAATGATGAACAAAAAAAAGAGTTTAAAGAAAAACACGATAGAATTACTCTTGAAAAACAACATTATTTTTCAGCCATCATCGGAGAAGTTGACATCATCGATTGCGTTATCAATCATCCGAGTATTTGGGCTGAAAAGTCAGAATACGAACAAGTAGGACCTTATCTTACTTACAAAAATGACAAACCAATTTACAACTGGGTTCTAGCTAATCCTGTACTCTACGAAAAACCAATCCTAAACGTAAAAGGAAAACTCTCTTTTTGGGAACCTGACATTGATATAAACGAATGTATTGGCTGTTCAGGAAAATTTAATCTTACAGAAATGCTTGAGGACTCAGCTGGAGAACTTTATTGTAAAGAATGTGCTGATGTGCTATTTCCTATCATGCGCAAAGAATACGAGGAAATGTTAGAAAGAGGAGAAATTGAACAAGAAGATAATTAA